From one Actinopolyspora saharensis genomic stretch:
- a CDS encoding uracil-DNA glycosylase yields the protein MTRSPLNEIVEPGWAEALAPVEDQIATMGDFLRSEVAEGREYLPAGEHVLRAFQQPFEDVRVLIVGQDPYPTPGHPVGLSFSVAPDVDPVPRSLTNIFREYSDDLGLPQPSNGDLTPWAERGVLLLNRVLTVQPGKSASHRGKGWEVITDQAIRALAQRSQPMVAILWGRDARSLRQLMPGVGCVESPHPSPMSADRGFFGSRPFSKTNEMLRERGAEPIDWKLP from the coding sequence GTGACCAGGAGCCCGTTGAATGAGATTGTGGAACCAGGCTGGGCCGAAGCGCTCGCGCCGGTGGAGGACCAGATAGCCACCATGGGTGACTTTCTGCGTTCGGAAGTCGCCGAGGGACGCGAGTACTTGCCTGCTGGAGAGCACGTGCTGCGCGCGTTTCAGCAGCCGTTCGAGGACGTGCGGGTGCTCATAGTCGGCCAGGATCCGTACCCCACGCCGGGACACCCCGTCGGGTTGAGTTTCTCGGTGGCTCCGGACGTCGACCCTGTTCCGCGGAGTTTGACCAACATCTTCCGGGAGTACAGCGACGACCTCGGGCTTCCGCAACCGTCGAACGGTGATCTGACCCCGTGGGCCGAGCGCGGGGTGCTGCTGCTGAACCGCGTGCTCACGGTGCAGCCGGGCAAATCGGCCTCGCACCGCGGCAAGGGCTGGGAAGTGATCACGGACCAGGCCATCAGGGCGCTGGCCCAGCGCTCCCAGCCCATGGTGGCGATCCTGTGGGGGAGGGACGCTCGGAGTCTGCGTCAGTTGATGCCCGGGGTGGGATGCGTCGAATCGCCCCACCCGAGTCCGATGTCGGCGGATCGCGGCTTCTTCGGCTCGCGCCCCTTCAGCAAGACGAACGAGATGCTGCGCGAGCGAGGTGCGGAACCGATCGACTGGAAACTGCCCTGA
- a CDS encoding thiamine-phosphate kinase: MDPEQGQDERTVSELGEFGLIRRVTEGGSRARSTLLGPGDDAAVLSAPDNRVVATTDVLVQDVHFRLDWSSPHQVGRKAVAVNLSDIAAMGAVPTGLLVGLGCAPDASTELVDGLAAGMWAEAETVGIDLVGGDMATSPTLTISVTALGDLQGRPPVTRSGACPGDIVACAGRLGWSAAGLAVLARGFRSPLAVVGAHRVPEPPYAAGPEAAEAGATAMIDVSDGLLADLGHIAEASGVSVDVRTDWVEVPQRLSEVASALGANPWQWVLTGGEDQALVATFPEGGVPAGWSVVGRVGEGAGVTVDGAEYEQQSGWQHWRQ, from the coding sequence TTGGATCCCGAGCAGGGACAGGACGAACGAACCGTCTCCGAGCTCGGTGAGTTCGGTCTCATTCGGCGGGTCACCGAAGGCGGTTCCCGGGCGAGGAGCACACTGCTCGGGCCGGGGGACGATGCGGCCGTTCTCTCGGCACCGGACAACCGGGTGGTGGCGACCACCGATGTCCTCGTCCAGGATGTGCACTTCCGGCTGGACTGGTCCAGCCCCCACCAGGTGGGGCGCAAGGCGGTGGCGGTGAACCTCTCCGACATAGCGGCCATGGGCGCGGTGCCCACCGGCCTGCTCGTCGGGCTGGGATGCGCGCCCGATGCCTCCACCGAGCTGGTCGACGGTTTGGCCGCGGGAATGTGGGCGGAGGCCGAAACGGTCGGGATCGACCTGGTCGGCGGTGACATGGCGACCTCACCGACCCTGACGATCTCCGTGACGGCGCTGGGCGACCTCCAGGGGCGACCCCCGGTGACCAGGTCCGGGGCGTGCCCGGGGGACATCGTGGCTTGTGCGGGCCGACTGGGGTGGTCGGCCGCCGGGTTGGCCGTGCTCGCTCGTGGTTTTCGGTCCCCGCTGGCCGTGGTCGGGGCGCACCGGGTGCCCGAACCGCCCTACGCGGCGGGGCCGGAAGCGGCCGAGGCCGGGGCCACCGCGATGATCGACGTCTCGGACGGCTTGCTGGCCGACCTCGGCCACATCGCCGAGGCCTCCGGGGTTTCCGTCGACGTGCGCACCGACTGGGTGGAGGTGCCCCAGCGGCTCTCGGAGGTCGCCTCCGCGCTCGGGGCGAACCCCTGGCAGTGGGTGCTGACCGGAGGGGAGGACCAGGCGCTGGTGGCGACCTTCCCGGAGGGGGGCGTGCCCGCGGGGTGGAGCGTGGTGGGCCGGGTGGGCGAGGGTGCCGGGGTCACCGTGGACGGAGCCGAGTACGAACAGCAGTCCGGCTGGCAGCACTGGAGGCAGTGA
- a CDS encoding Lrp/AsnC ligand binding domain-containing protein, translating into MVQAYILIQTEVGKAAAVAGEISGGTGIISAEDVTGPYDVIVRAEAENVDQLGKMVVANIQNVEGITRTLTCPVVHL; encoded by the coding sequence GTGGTTCAGGCTTACATCCTCATCCAGACCGAAGTCGGCAAGGCGGCAGCCGTCGCCGGTGAGATCTCCGGCGGTACCGGCATCATCAGCGCCGAGGACGTAACGGGGCCGTACGACGTCATCGTGCGTGCCGAAGCCGAGAACGTGGACCAGCTGGGGAAGATGGTGGTGGCCAACATCCAGAATGTCGAGGGGATCACACGCACGCTCACCTGTCCCGTCGTGCACCTATGA
- a CDS encoding DUF3515 domain-containing protein: MQKQSGSGGLPKGVLIVAVSLGVLLALGVAALGVLRGGTTSETGRADAGASSSSPRAGSGPLALPPVEAPEAESAACRKVLDALPAELSVDDASVPRRELARPAPAGAVAWGDDEHSPITVRCGITAPAELTKTSELMNVSGVDWLPVSSGGNTSWIAVDRPVYVALTASDRIGLGPVQKLSEALRGTLPKREVSP, encoded by the coding sequence GTGCAGAAACAATCCGGTTCAGGAGGCCTGCCCAAGGGCGTGCTGATCGTGGCCGTCTCACTGGGCGTCCTGCTGGCGCTCGGGGTGGCCGCCCTCGGCGTGCTCCGCGGCGGAACCACGTCCGAAACCGGGCGGGCCGACGCTGGTGCCTCGTCGAGCAGTCCGCGGGCCGGGAGCGGACCGCTGGCCCTGCCACCGGTCGAGGCGCCGGAGGCCGAGTCCGCCGCGTGCCGGAAGGTCCTCGACGCCCTGCCCGCCGAGCTGAGCGTCGACGACGCTTCCGTGCCGCGCCGCGAACTGGCTCGTCCCGCCCCCGCCGGAGCAGTGGCCTGGGGCGACGACGAGCACAGCCCGATCACCGTGCGCTGCGGAATCACGGCCCCGGCTGAGTTGACCAAGACCTCCGAGCTGATGAACGTCTCCGGAGTGGACTGGTTGCCGGTCAGCAGCGGTGGGAACACGAGCTGGATAGCGGTCGACCGTCCCGTGTACGTGGCGCTCACCGCCTCGGACCGGATCGGGCTCGGCCCCGTGCAGAAGCTGTCCGAGGCGCTGCGCGGCACGCTTCCCAAGCGGGAGGTCTCCCCCTGA
- a CDS encoding D-alanine--D-alanine ligase family protein: MAERKIRVAVVFGGRNNEHGISCVSGGSALAHLDRERFEVVPVGITREGSWVLGPADSEQLRIRDRQEPEITEGAALTLPADPGRNELVSLQEGGTGEVLSAVDVVLPMLHGAYGEDGTIQGLLEMAGLPYAGSGVLSSSVAMDKEFAKKLLAAEGLTVGDYEVLRRDEATLDEARRQRLGLPLFVKPARAGSSLGITKVTDFADLDEAIAEARKVDPKVLVESAVSGREIECGVLEFPDSGVAASEPAELRVEGGTGWYDFESKYLDDVTEFDIPAKTSDEEAERLREAAVTAFRALDCQGLARVDVFLTEQGRVIVNEVNTMPGFTPSSLYPRMWAHSGIEYPELLATLIDTALARGTGLR; the protein is encoded by the coding sequence ATGGCAGAGCGCAAGATCCGGGTGGCCGTCGTTTTCGGCGGGCGGAACAACGAGCACGGCATCTCCTGCGTGTCCGGGGGGAGCGCGTTGGCCCATCTGGATCGAGAGCGCTTCGAGGTGGTCCCGGTGGGGATCACCCGCGAGGGCAGCTGGGTGCTGGGCCCGGCGGACTCCGAGCAGCTGCGGATCCGGGACAGGCAGGAGCCCGAGATCACGGAAGGCGCGGCTCTGACGCTGCCCGCGGACCCTGGACGCAACGAACTGGTCTCCCTGCAGGAAGGCGGCACGGGGGAGGTGCTGTCCGCGGTCGACGTGGTGCTGCCGATGCTGCACGGCGCCTACGGCGAGGACGGCACCATCCAGGGGCTGCTGGAGATGGCCGGGCTGCCCTACGCGGGATCCGGGGTGCTGTCGAGCTCGGTGGCCATGGACAAGGAGTTCGCGAAGAAGCTCCTCGCCGCCGAGGGGCTGACCGTGGGCGACTACGAGGTGCTCCGCCGTGACGAGGCGACCCTGGACGAGGCGCGCAGGCAGCGGCTCGGCCTGCCCCTGTTCGTCAAACCGGCCCGTGCCGGTTCCTCGCTCGGGATCACGAAGGTGACCGACTTCGCCGACCTCGACGAGGCCATCGCCGAGGCGCGGAAGGTCGACCCCAAGGTGCTGGTCGAGTCGGCGGTTTCCGGCCGCGAGATCGAGTGCGGCGTGCTGGAGTTCCCCGACAGCGGCGTCGCGGCCTCCGAGCCCGCGGAACTCCGCGTCGAGGGCGGAACCGGGTGGTACGACTTCGAGTCGAAGTACCTCGACGACGTCACCGAGTTCGACATCCCGGCCAAGACCTCCGACGAGGAGGCGGAGCGACTGCGCGAGGCCGCGGTGACGGCCTTCCGCGCGTTGGACTGCCAGGGGTTGGCCAGGGTGGACGTCTTCCTCACGGAGCAGGGCCGAGTGATCGTCAACGAGGTCAACACCATGCCGGGATTCACCCCGAGCTCGCTGTACCCGAGGATGTGGGCCCACTCGGGAATCGAGTACCCCGAACTGCTGGCTACGTTGATCGATACGGCCCTGGCGCGCGGTACCGGACTGCGCTGA
- a CDS encoding PLP-dependent aminotransferase family protein, which yields MPPSIPGPASPLLELAIELDRTDSRPLAAQLADALRLAATRGQLRSGDRLPSTRALARHLAVSRTVTAAAYEQLHAEGWTAGRHGSGTYVTAAPPGAEGVSRGGEVHEEESSSFQGTLLTPGAPWAEGIDRAAWRRAWRAAGDNAPATLPHRAGVPEYRAAVVEHLLRHRGLVVEGPAENSVLATGGTTSALAELAASVLPRGAAVAVEEPGYQRAVEALHASGVEVVPAPVDCSGVLVDSIPEHVSALYCSPAHQYPIGGRLPAQRRIALVERARAAGWLIVEDDYDGELRYDVAPLPVLASMAPDVVVHLGTTSKILTPTLGVGWLLAPERVSRAILEYRELTGTRPAPAGQLLLTELARNGDLGRHLRRLRRELSGRRELLVTALTEAGIETAGDRAGAHVLVPLDDADSERGALTRLRARGVLADGLSRHHRFEQQWYGVALGYAACSREELRATLPTLVRELGGG from the coding sequence ATGCCACCCAGTATTCCCGGCCCGGCTTCCCCGCTGCTGGAGCTGGCGATCGAACTCGATCGAACGGATTCCAGGCCCCTGGCAGCGCAGCTCGCGGACGCGTTGCGACTCGCCGCCACGCGCGGGCAGCTGCGCAGCGGCGACCGACTGCCCTCCACGCGTGCGCTGGCGCGGCACCTGGCCGTCAGCCGCACGGTCACCGCGGCCGCCTACGAGCAGCTGCACGCCGAGGGGTGGACAGCGGGTCGTCACGGTTCCGGGACCTACGTGACGGCGGCCCCGCCCGGGGCCGAGGGGGTCTCCAGGGGCGGCGAAGTGCACGAGGAGGAATCGAGCTCCTTCCAGGGGACGCTGCTGACCCCGGGCGCGCCCTGGGCCGAGGGCATCGACCGGGCGGCGTGGCGGCGTGCCTGGCGTGCCGCGGGGGACAACGCCCCGGCGACCCTGCCCCACCGCGCCGGGGTTCCCGAGTACCGGGCGGCCGTGGTCGAACACCTGCTGCGGCACCGCGGACTGGTCGTCGAGGGGCCCGCGGAGAACTCGGTGCTGGCCACGGGCGGAACCACGAGCGCCCTGGCCGAGCTCGCCGCCTCCGTGCTGCCGCGGGGAGCCGCTGTGGCGGTGGAGGAGCCGGGATACCAGCGTGCAGTGGAGGCGTTGCACGCCTCCGGGGTCGAGGTCGTCCCCGCGCCGGTGGACTGCTCCGGAGTCCTGGTGGACAGCATCCCCGAGCACGTCAGCGCCCTGTACTGCTCACCGGCACACCAGTACCCGATCGGTGGCCGGTTGCCCGCCCAACGCCGGATCGCGTTGGTCGAACGCGCGCGTGCGGCGGGCTGGTTGATCGTGGAGGACGACTACGACGGGGAACTGCGCTACGACGTGGCCCCGTTGCCGGTGCTGGCCTCGATGGCTCCCGACGTGGTGGTCCACCTCGGAACCACCAGCAAGATCCTCACCCCCACCCTCGGGGTGGGCTGGCTGCTGGCCCCCGAGCGGGTGAGCCGAGCGATCCTGGAGTATCGCGAGCTCACGGGGACCCGTCCGGCGCCCGCGGGGCAGTTGTTGCTCACCGAGCTCGCCAGGAACGGGGACCTGGGGCGGCACCTGCGCAGGCTGCGCCGCGAGCTCTCCGGACGCAGGGAACTGCTCGTGACGGCCCTGACCGAGGCGGGCATCGAAACGGCCGGTGACCGGGCCGGCGCGCACGTCCTGGTCCCGCTGGACGACGCCGACTCCGAACGCGGAGCGCTGACGAGGCTGCGCGCCCGCGGAGTGCTGGCCGACGGCCTGAGCAGGCACCACCGCTTCGAGCAGCAGTGGTACGGGGTGGCGCTCGGTTACGCGGCGTGCTCCCGGGAAGAACTGCGCGCGACGCTTCCGACGCTGGTGCGGGAGCTGGGCGGAGGGTGA
- a CDS encoding GNAT family N-acetyltransferase → MNVRELERDELRKAHPVLRELRPHLTSVKRFLEALDPQLDQGYRLICALDPDDEALAAVGFRVADCLAWGRHLYVDDLCTLPSARGNGYATLLLERVEHEAVRLGARQLHLDSGLERRSAHRLYASAGFTTPSLHFAKKL, encoded by the coding sequence TTGAACGTACGGGAACTCGAGCGGGACGAGCTCCGGAAGGCCCATCCGGTGCTGCGCGAGCTGCGCCCGCACCTGACCTCGGTGAAGCGCTTCCTCGAAGCACTGGATCCCCAGCTCGACCAGGGCTACCGGCTGATCTGCGCACTCGATCCGGACGACGAGGCCCTCGCGGCGGTCGGTTTCCGCGTCGCCGACTGCCTGGCCTGGGGACGTCATCTGTACGTCGACGACCTGTGCACCCTTCCGAGCGCCCGCGGCAACGGCTACGCCACCCTCCTGCTGGAAAGGGTCGAGCACGAAGCCGTCCGGCTCGGAGCACGGCAGCTCCACCTCGACTCGGGGTTGGAACGCCGTTCCGCGCACCGGCTCTACGCGAGCGCCGGGTTCACCACGCCCTCGCTGCACTTCGCCAAGAAGCTCTGA
- a CDS encoding MerR family transcriptional regulator: protein MSEQASGEMRIGELASAAGVTTRTVRHYEQLGLLRPYERASSGYRYYTEHEFARLNKIGQLKELGLTLDEITSVIDLYFEDPTGAQGKRKVLDILRGHLNETRRRREGLERFESELQDNIAKVERRLTEIEGTGR, encoded by the coding sequence ATGTCCGAGCAGGCGAGCGGCGAGATGCGAATCGGCGAGTTGGCCTCCGCGGCGGGTGTGACAACGCGCACGGTTCGCCACTACGAGCAGCTGGGGTTGCTGCGTCCGTACGAACGCGCCTCTTCCGGGTACCGCTATTACACCGAGCACGAGTTCGCTCGCCTGAACAAGATCGGCCAGCTCAAGGAGCTGGGACTGACCTTGGACGAGATCACCTCGGTGATCGACCTGTACTTCGAGGACCCCACCGGAGCGCAGGGCAAGCGCAAAGTTCTGGATATCCTGCGCGGCCACCTGAACGAGACGCGGCGGCGCCGCGAAGGACTGGAACGCTTCGAGAGCGAACTGCAGGACAACATCGCCAAGGTCGAACGGCGGCTGACCGAGATCGAAGGAACCGGGAGATAG
- a CDS encoding MFS transporter produces MTHPGRTSASGTADEAPWAAPLAVVVTAALLVLMQLYLAIPLAPVVGEAFGGTGSTALSTSYSLAYAVGFVLWGPISDRYGRKAVLIPGMSALTVVTAGLAAAPSLTVLGVLRAAQGFLAASFAGVALAYVGEALPPRWRSTGIGAVSTAFLAAGIVGQVYAQATALLLGWRWVFVLAAAAFTVIAVLMGTVLAEPDRTSSSTGLGQRFAQLAGLVIRRELILPYLAAMTVLLAFVALYSALGPLLQARFGLDSDAVLLVRLAGLPGMVLAPLAGGLAGRFGAVRLASTGFLVAAAGLVLTALSAATLWALVLSSAVFVAGIATTVPSLISLVGARSGQARAGGLGLYGLALFLGASAGPLVAGLEAGYGTLLLGLAVLLVLSAVLVAVSSSRPARE; encoded by the coding sequence ATGACACACCCGGGGAGGACCTCCGCGTCCGGAACGGCCGACGAAGCGCCCTGGGCGGCTCCACTGGCCGTAGTGGTGACTGCCGCCCTGCTGGTGCTGATGCAGCTGTACTTGGCGATTCCCCTGGCCCCGGTGGTGGGCGAGGCGTTCGGAGGCACGGGCTCGACCGCGCTGAGCACGTCCTACAGCCTCGCCTACGCGGTGGGCTTCGTGCTGTGGGGGCCGATCTCCGATCGCTACGGTCGCAAGGCGGTGCTGATACCCGGCATGAGCGCGCTCACGGTCGTGACCGCGGGCCTGGCCGCCGCACCTTCATTGACCGTGCTCGGCGTCCTTCGAGCGGCGCAGGGGTTCCTGGCCGCCAGCTTCGCCGGAGTCGCGTTGGCCTATGTCGGGGAGGCGCTGCCGCCGCGCTGGCGCTCGACCGGTATCGGAGCGGTGTCCACGGCGTTCCTGGCCGCCGGAATCGTCGGCCAGGTCTACGCCCAAGCGACCGCTCTGCTGCTGGGCTGGCGCTGGGTGTTCGTCCTCGCTGCCGCGGCGTTCACCGTCATCGCAGTACTCATGGGAACGGTTCTGGCCGAGCCGGACCGCACGAGCTCCTCGACCGGTCTGGGTCAGCGGTTCGCGCAGCTGGCCGGGTTGGTGATCCGCCGCGAGCTGATCCTGCCGTACCTGGCGGCAATGACCGTGCTGCTGGCTTTCGTGGCGCTGTACTCCGCTCTCGGCCCCCTGCTGCAGGCACGTTTCGGGCTCGACTCCGACGCCGTCCTGCTGGTGCGGCTGGCCGGACTTCCCGGGATGGTGCTGGCACCGCTGGCCGGTGGTCTCGCGGGACGGTTCGGAGCAGTCCGCCTCGCCTCCACGGGATTTCTCGTGGCCGCGGCAGGCCTGGTGCTGACAGCGCTGAGCGCAGCCACGCTGTGGGCCCTCGTGCTCAGCAGCGCGGTGTTCGTCGCGGGCATCGCCACGACGGTCCCCTCCCTCATCAGCCTCGTCGGAGCCCGTTCCGGCCAGGCCCGCGCCGGCGGGCTCGGTCTCTACGGGCTGGCGTTGTTCCTCGGCGCCTCGGCGGGGCCGCTCGTGGCCGGTCTCGAAGCCGGTTACGGCACGCTCCTACTGGGACTGGCCGTGCTGCTGGTTCTCTCGGCGGTCCTGGTCGCCGTCAGCTCTTCCCGGCCTGCACGCGAGTGA
- a CDS encoding cysteine dioxygenase, which produces MPPNTVANASDLTRAHPVRIARETAAARRSWAHLVRYDRERRWALLLRRTAEHEVWILSWLPDQHTELHDHGGADGAFTVVSGVLNERAVRSDSGQHSAETLHTLVAGQSRVFGPNYAHQVHNEGPDPAISIHVYRPWRAVSPSS; this is translated from the coding sequence GTGCCACCCAATACTGTCGCGAACGCGTCCGACCTGACTCGGGCGCATCCCGTGCGAATCGCCCGCGAGACGGCGGCCGCCCGCCGTTCCTGGGCTCATCTGGTGCGTTACGACCGTGAGCGGCGCTGGGCACTGCTGTTGCGGCGCACCGCCGAGCACGAGGTCTGGATACTGAGCTGGCTGCCGGACCAGCACACCGAGCTGCACGACCACGGCGGCGCCGACGGGGCCTTCACCGTGGTCTCGGGTGTGCTGAACGAACGAGCCGTGCGCTCCGATTCGGGGCAGCACTCCGCCGAGACGCTGCACACCCTCGTCGCCGGGCAGTCCCGGGTCTTCGGGCCGAACTACGCCCACCAGGTGCACAACGAGGGGCCAGACCCGGCGATAAGCATTCACGTGTACCGGCCGTGGCGCGCGGTCAGCCCGTCCTCCTGA
- a CDS encoding cystathionine gamma-lyase has translation MLGDGTRCVHGGESDPAVAEPLMPGPVFAAPYHLGGADRVGDADFYGRAGNPGWRALEGALGELDGGSCVLLPSGMAAIGTLLRTVLHAGDALVLPADGYYATRDLVRTELSELNLDVREVPTPGPFPQETFEGARLVLLETPSNPGLDVCDIAELAERAHAAGALLAVDNTTATPLGQRPLELGADAVVASDTKAVCGHSDLLLGHVSTADEELAARLTRSRTLSGAVPAPFETWLAHRSLATLDLRLERQAANAAALAEALAEHPSVSGLRWPGLPSDPAHELASRQMRRWGGVLRFELRDAEAVCRLLERSRLVSGATSFGGVHSTADRRAQWGDSVPEGFVRFSAGCEDTADLVADVLAALD, from the coding sequence TTGCTCGGTGACGGTACGCGTTGCGTGCACGGCGGTGAATCGGATCCGGCCGTGGCCGAACCGCTCATGCCGGGGCCGGTGTTCGCCGCGCCGTACCACCTGGGTGGTGCCGACCGGGTGGGGGACGCGGATTTCTACGGACGGGCGGGCAATCCGGGGTGGCGTGCTCTGGAGGGGGCCCTCGGTGAGCTGGACGGCGGCAGTTGCGTGCTGCTGCCGTCCGGAATGGCCGCCATCGGCACGCTGCTGCGGACGGTGCTGCACGCGGGGGACGCGCTCGTGCTGCCCGCGGACGGCTACTACGCCACGCGGGACCTCGTGCGCACGGAGCTGTCCGAACTGAACCTCGACGTCCGCGAGGTGCCCACTCCTGGCCCGTTCCCGCAGGAGACGTTCGAGGGCGCGCGCCTGGTGCTGTTGGAGACCCCGTCCAATCCCGGCTTGGACGTCTGCGACATCGCGGAGCTGGCCGAACGCGCCCATGCCGCGGGTGCGCTGCTCGCCGTGGACAACACGACGGCGACACCGCTCGGGCAGCGTCCGCTGGAACTGGGTGCCGACGCGGTGGTCGCCAGCGACACCAAGGCGGTTTGCGGGCACAGCGACCTGCTGCTCGGGCACGTCAGCACCGCGGACGAGGAACTGGCGGCACGGCTGACCAGGTCCCGCACTCTCTCGGGGGCCGTGCCCGCCCCGTTCGAAACCTGGCTGGCCCACCGGAGTCTGGCCACTCTGGACCTCCGACTGGAGCGGCAGGCCGCCAACGCGGCAGCGCTGGCCGAGGCGCTGGCCGAGCACCCCTCGGTCTCGGGACTGCGCTGGCCGGGACTGCCTTCCGACCCCGCTCACGAGCTGGCGAGCCGCCAGATGCGGCGCTGGGGAGGGGTGCTGCGGTTCGAGCTGCGGGACGCGGAAGCGGTGTGCCGGTTGCTCGAGCGCAGCCGGCTGGTTTCGGGGGCTACCAGTTTCGGCGGGGTGCACAGCACGGCCGACCGGAGGGCGCAGTGGGGCGACTCGGTGCCCGAGGGGTTCGTGCGGTTCTCCGCGGGCTGCGAGGACACCGCCGACCTGGTGGCGGACGTTCTCGCCGCCCTGGACTGA
- a CDS encoding NAD(P)H-dependent glycerol-3-phosphate dehydrogenase, with product MAERVVAESGERRIDRVAVLGAGSWGTTFAKVLADAGTQVCLWARRAHVAETVERKRVNEEYLPGVTLPGTLKATDDSAEALSGADAVVLAVPSQTLRENLASWRPLLPEGVTLVSLAKGVELSTLKRMSQVIAEVADVAADRVAVVSGPNLAKEIALEQPTATVLACSDHDRVVALQRACSTGYFRPYTNTDLVGVEVAGACKNVIALACGVASGLGYGSNTMSTLITRGLAETGRLGAALGADPMTFAGLAGMGDLAATCISPLSRNRTFGERLGRGESLAEAQRAAHGQVAEGVKSCTALRELAKRHGVEMPIAEVVHRVCHEDLDPVPAAAELLGREPKPE from the coding sequence ATGGCTGAGCGAGTCGTCGCGGAGTCCGGGGAGCGGAGGATCGACAGGGTCGCCGTGCTGGGGGCGGGCTCCTGGGGAACCACCTTCGCGAAGGTGCTGGCCGACGCGGGTACTCAGGTGTGCCTCTGGGCCAGGCGGGCGCACGTGGCCGAGACGGTGGAGCGGAAGCGGGTCAACGAGGAGTACCTGCCCGGGGTCACCCTTCCCGGGACGCTCAAGGCCACGGACGACTCCGCCGAGGCGCTCAGCGGCGCCGATGCCGTCGTGCTCGCGGTACCCAGCCAGACGCTGCGGGAGAACCTCGCGAGCTGGCGGCCGTTGCTCCCGGAGGGGGTGACTCTGGTCAGCCTCGCCAAGGGGGTGGAGCTGAGCACGCTGAAGCGGATGAGTCAGGTGATCGCGGAAGTGGCCGATGTGGCCGCCGACCGGGTGGCCGTGGTTTCCGGGCCCAACCTCGCCAAGGAGATAGCCCTCGAGCAGCCCACGGCCACGGTCCTCGCGTGTTCCGACCACGACAGGGTCGTGGCGCTGCAGCGGGCCTGCTCGACCGGATATTTCCGGCCGTACACCAACACCGATCTCGTCGGTGTCGAGGTTGCCGGTGCCTGCAAGAACGTGATCGCCCTCGCCTGCGGCGTGGCTTCCGGCCTGGGGTACGGCTCCAACACGATGTCCACCCTGATCACCAGGGGGCTGGCCGAGACGGGCAGGTTGGGGGCGGCTCTCGGCGCGGATCCCATGACCTTCGCGGGGTTGGCCGGCATGGGGGACCTGGCGGCCACCTGCATCTCCCCGCTGTCGCGCAACCGCACGTTCGGGGAGCGACTGGGACGGGGGGAATCCCTGGCCGAGGCGCAGCGGGCCGCGCACGGGCAGGTCGCGGAAGGGGTCAAGTCCTGCACCGCGCTGCGTGAGCTCGCGAAGAGGCACGGGGTGGAGATGCCGATAGCTGAGGTCGTCCACCGCGTGTGCCACGAGGACCTGGACCCCGTGCCCGCCGCCGCCGAGCTGCTGGGGCGGGAGCCCAAGCCCGAGTGA
- a CDS encoding lysophospholipid acyltransferase family protein — MSDPKSLRRSRRGTKERGRGVLGKLWLLTAVAVFYPIKTLLARTRLVGLHNVPAEGSALLVLNHVSHLDPVYDAVAVHRAGRLPRFLAKSTLWNVPVLRGVLRGVEQIPVYRGTVDAQKSLREAHEALDNDKVVLIYPDGTITKDPDGWPMTPKIGVARLALEHDVPVIPVARWGTREIYDGYNKRFRPLPRKQVTLSFGEPIDLSEYREREVDNRTLREVTELVMSRVRDQLGQVRGEQPPVSFYSGQKRVSGKEDHG; from the coding sequence GTGTCCGATCCGAAGAGCCTGCGGCGTTCCCGCAGGGGAACCAAGGAACGCGGACGTGGTGTACTGGGCAAGCTCTGGCTGCTGACAGCCGTGGCCGTGTTCTACCCGATCAAGACGCTGCTGGCCCGCACGCGCCTGGTCGGGTTGCACAACGTCCCGGCCGAGGGATCCGCGCTGTTGGTGTTGAACCACGTGTCGCATCTCGACCCGGTCTACGACGCCGTGGCGGTGCACCGCGCGGGAAGGCTCCCGCGGTTCCTCGCCAAGAGCACGCTCTGGAACGTTCCGGTGTTGCGCGGTGTCCTGCGCGGGGTCGAGCAGATACCGGTCTACCGGGGGACGGTGGACGCGCAGAAGAGCCTGCGCGAGGCGCACGAGGCCCTGGACAACGACAAGGTCGTGCTGATCTACCCGGACGGGACCATCACCAAGGACCCCGACGGTTGGCCCATGACCCCCAAGATCGGCGTGGCGCGGCTGGCGCTGGAGCACGACGTTCCGGTGATTCCGGTGGCCCGTTGGGGGACCAGGGAGATCTACGACGGTTACAACAAGCGCTTCCGCCCCCTGCCGCGCAAACAGGTCACCCTGAGCTTCGGCGAGCCGATCGACCTGTCCGAGTACCGCGAGCGCGAGGTGGACAACCGGACGCTGCGGGAAGTGACCGAACTGGTCATGTCGCGCGTGCGCGACCAGCTCGGACAGGTGCGGGGCGAGCAGCCACCCGTCTCGTTCTACTCGGGGCAGAAGCGGGTGAGCGGGAAAGAGGACCATGGCTGA